The proteins below are encoded in one region of Panthera uncia isolate 11264 unplaced genomic scaffold, Puncia_PCG_1.0 HiC_scaffold_592, whole genome shotgun sequence:
- the LOC125918244 gene encoding olfactory receptor 4P4-like has translation MGNRNNVTVFILLGLSQNKNIEILCFILFSFCYVAIWMGNLLIMISITCSPLINQPMYFFLNCLSLSDLSYTSTVTPKLLIDLLAERKTISYSNCMTQLFILHFLGGIEIFILTGMAYDRYVAICRPLHYTVIMSRQRCNTIITACCTGAFLHSASQFLLTIFLPFCGPNEIDHYFCDVYPLLKLACTDTYRIGVLVIVNSGLIALLAFVILMASYFLILYTIRAYPAESRAKALSTCSSHVTVVILFFAPVLFIYIRPATTLPEDKVFALFYTIIAPMFNPLIYTLRNMEMKDAMKKIWFRHLFLEGK, from the coding sequence ATGGGAAATAGAAACAACGTCACCGTGTTTATTCTCTTGGGactctctcaaaacaagaacATTGAAATCCTctgctttatattattttcattttgctacgTCGCCATTTGGATGGGCAATCTGCTCATAATGATTTCCATCACATGCAGTCCACTCATTAACCAACCtatgtatttcttccttaattgtCTCTCACTTTCTGACCTTAGCTACACATCAACAGTGACACCCAAACTTCTGATTGATTTGCTGGCAGAGAGGAAGACCATTTCCTACAGTAACTGCATGACACAGCTCTTTATCCTCCACTTTCTCGGAGGCATCGAGATCTTCATCCTCACGGggatggcctatgaccgctacgTGGCCATCTGCAGGCCCCTGCACTACACGGTCATCATGAGCAGACAGAGGTGCAACACAATCATCACAGCCTGCTGCACGGGGGCATTTCTACACTCTGCCAGCCAGTTCCTTCTCACCATCTTCTTACCCTTCTGTGGCCCCAATGAGATAGATCACTACTTCTGCGACGTGTATCCTCTCCTGAAACTGGCCTGCACTGACACATACAGAATTGGCGTCTTGGTAATTGTCAATTCAGGTCTAATTGCCTTACTGGCTTTTGTGATTTTGATGGCGTCCTATTTTCTGATTCTGTACACCATCAGGGCTTACCCTGCAGAGAGCCGCGCCAAAGCTCTGTCCACCTGTAGTTCCCATGTGACAGTTGTGATTCTGTTCTTTGCGCCTGTTCTCTTCATTTATATTCGACCAGCCACGACACTTCCAGAAGACAAAGTGTTTGCTCTCTTCTACACCATCATTGCCCCCATGTTCAACCCTCTGATCTACACGCTGAGAAACATGGAGATGAAGGATGCCATGAAGAAAATTTGGTTTCGTCATTTGTTCTTGGAAGGGAAGTAA